The Carnobacterium sp. 17-4 genome has a window encoding:
- the gshAB gene encoding bifunctional glutamate--cysteine ligase GshA/glutathione synthetase GshB: protein MKTVKQMIQETDIGEAFYQATFGIEKEGLRVTPTGELALTPHPIEFGNRSFHPYIQTDYSESQLELITPPLRTIKESYDWLAALHDVVLQTIPSNEAIWPISMPMVLPDESVIPIAKLDNKDDVTYREILTEKYGKKKQMISGMHYNFELDDQLITRLFDCQTDYSNKESFKSMLYLKLTKNFLRYRWLLTYLLGASPIVDESFFADQEIPQDYVRSIRSSQYGYVNPSEVAVSFHSIEDYVHSLQDMVAKGFLSEEKEFYSAVRFRGTNKAEELLTKGISYLELRSFDLNPFDPFGMSKQTMEFVHLFCLYMIWMDETATMEEIAVGEEMSRLTAMEHPEKISSFQKEGLHLFKQMEEMLLSTNGTKAALNCIQETKKHLIDPTLTVAARMVRGIEEKGSYIDFSLELAKRYKNEAIMRPYNLRGFEQLEMSTQLLLFDALQKGIQVEILDAQDQFLKLTYDQHSEFVKNGNMTSKDSYIAPLIMENKTVTKKILDSAGFRVPAGEEYTTLVEGKTAFWRYEQKQIVVKPKSTNYGLGISVFKHAPTKMDYERALEIAFKEDTAVLVEEYIPGTEYRFFVLDGKVPAILLRTPANVVGDGEKSIGKLVAEKNEDPLRGEEKHRSPLERIELGELEQLMLKAQGYTIESIPELNTIVYLRENSNISTGGDSIDVTDEIDDSYKQAAIDMSEIIGAKVSGIDLIIPDTTLRSTKEHLGYTVLEANFNPAMHMHAFVYKGKGRRLTMGILKMLFPELWEKEADNE from the coding sequence ATGAAAACAGTGAAACAAATGATACAAGAAACAGATATAGGCGAAGCTTTTTATCAAGCAACCTTTGGGATTGAAAAAGAAGGTTTAAGAGTAACTCCAACAGGTGAGCTTGCTTTAACACCTCACCCAATAGAATTTGGCAATAGAAGCTTTCATCCTTATATTCAAACTGACTATAGTGAATCACAATTGGAATTAATCACGCCACCTTTAAGAACCATAAAAGAAAGTTACGATTGGTTGGCCGCATTACATGATGTTGTCCTTCAAACCATTCCTTCTAATGAAGCTATTTGGCCAATAAGTATGCCAATGGTTCTTCCAGATGAATCGGTTATTCCGATTGCAAAGTTAGACAATAAGGATGATGTAACGTATAGAGAAATCCTGACAGAAAAATATGGCAAGAAAAAACAAATGATTAGTGGTATGCATTACAATTTTGAATTAGACGACCAACTGATTACACGTTTATTTGATTGTCAAACGGACTACTCAAATAAGGAATCTTTCAAGTCGATGCTTTATTTAAAATTGACAAAAAATTTCCTTCGCTATCGTTGGCTTTTAACTTATTTACTAGGAGCTTCTCCTATAGTGGATGAGTCATTTTTTGCGGATCAAGAAATTCCACAAGATTATGTTAGAAGCATTCGAAGCAGTCAGTACGGGTACGTCAATCCGTCAGAAGTTGCTGTATCTTTTCATTCAATTGAAGATTATGTGCATAGTTTACAAGATATGGTTGCAAAAGGATTTTTATCAGAAGAAAAAGAATTTTACTCAGCCGTTCGTTTTCGTGGTACAAATAAAGCGGAAGAATTGTTGACAAAAGGTATTTCTTATCTTGAACTGAGAAGCTTTGATTTGAACCCTTTTGATCCATTTGGTATGTCAAAACAGACAATGGAATTTGTTCATCTTTTTTGTCTATACATGATCTGGATGGATGAAACAGCGACTATGGAAGAAATTGCAGTTGGGGAAGAAATGAGTCGATTAACGGCAATGGAACACCCAGAAAAAATTTCAAGCTTTCAAAAGGAAGGTTTGCACTTATTTAAGCAAATGGAAGAAATGCTTCTCTCTACAAATGGAACTAAAGCCGCATTAAACTGTATTCAAGAAACTAAGAAGCACCTTATTGATCCAACTTTAACCGTTGCTGCCCGTATGGTGCGTGGCATAGAAGAAAAAGGGTCTTATATTGATTTTAGTTTAGAGCTAGCTAAACGGTACAAAAATGAAGCGATTATGAGACCGTACAATTTAAGAGGTTTCGAACAACTAGAGATGTCTACCCAACTATTGCTATTTGATGCGCTACAAAAAGGAATTCAAGTAGAGATTTTAGATGCGCAAGATCAATTTTTAAAGTTAACTTATGATCAACATAGTGAATTTGTTAAAAATGGAAATATGACATCAAAAGATTCTTACATTGCTCCGCTTATTATGGAAAATAAGACTGTTACGAAAAAAATTCTTGATTCAGCAGGATTTCGTGTTCCAGCGGGTGAAGAATACACCACTCTAGTAGAGGGGAAAACAGCGTTCTGGCGTTATGAACAAAAACAGATTGTTGTAAAACCTAAATCAACTAACTATGGGTTGGGAATCTCTGTCTTTAAACATGCGCCTACAAAAATGGATTATGAAAGAGCACTTGAGATAGCGTTCAAAGAAGATACTGCTGTACTAGTTGAAGAATATATTCCTGGAACAGAATACCGATTTTTTGTTCTAGATGGAAAGGTACCTGCAATCTTGTTACGGACACCTGCAAATGTTGTCGGAGATGGTGAAAAATCAATTGGAAAATTGGTTGCCGAAAAAAATGAAGATCCTTTACGTGGGGAAGAAAAACATCGTTCGCCTCTTGAAAGAATCGAATTAGGTGAACTTGAACAATTGATGTTAAAAGCACAAGGTTATACTATTGAAAGTATCCCCGAATTGAACACTATTGTTTATTTAAGAGAAAATTCAAACATCAGCACTGGAGGAGACTCTATCGATGTTACAGATGAAATTGATGACAGCTATAAACAAGCGGCTATTGATATGTCTGAGATTATTGGTGCGAAAGTTAGTGGGATTGATTTGATCATTCCGGATACAACTTTACGTAGTACTAAAGAGCATTTAGGCTATACAGTATTAGAAGCTAACTTTAATCCTGCTATGCATATGCATGCTTTTGTTTACAAAGGCAAAGGTCGCCGATTAACCATGGGTATCCTAAAAATGTTATTTCCAGAATTATGGGAAAAGGAAGCAGATAACGAATAA